The genomic stretch CTCGACAAGCGGCCGGGTGGCATCCTGTCCCGCAACATCCTGGCGGTGACGTTCACCAACAAGGCCGCCACGGAGATGAAGGAGCGCCTGGTCCACATGGCCGGACCCCGGGCGCAGAACGTGCTGGTCTGCACCTTCCATGCCTTCGGCGCGGAGATGCTCCGCGAGGACATCTACCGGCTGGGCTGGCCCAAGAAGTTCTCCATCGCCGACCAGGGCGATCAGGTGGCCATCATCAAGCGGGCCATGCGGGACAGGCGCATCGACGACCGGGCCTTCGACCCGCGCAAGGTGCTCAACCTCATCTCCAAGGCGAAGAACGCGGGCAAGACGCCCGAGCCGCTCGGGGAAGGGCAGGGGGACGACTACGACATCATCGCGCACATGGTCTACGAGTCCTACCAGCTCGCGCTCAAGGCGCAGGGCTCGGTGGACTTCGATGATCTGCTGATCCTCCCGTCGCGGCTGCTGCGCGAGCACGCGGATCTCAAGCAGAAGTACACCCAGCGCTTCCGCTACATCCTGGTGGACGAGTTCCAGGACACCAACCAGGCCCAGTTGGATCTGCTGCAGCTGCTGGCCAGCGGGGAGACGCGCAACGTGTGCGTGGTGGGCGACGACGACCAGTGCATCTACAGCTGGCGCGGCGCCGAGGTGCGCAACATCCTGAGCTTCGACAAGTACTTCTCCGGGGCGAAGGAGGTGCGGCTGGAGCAGAACTACCGCTCCACCCAGGTGGTGCTGGACGCGGCCAACGCGGTGATCGCCAAGAACCCCGAGCGCAAGGCCAAGCGGATGTGGTCCGATCGCAAGGGCGGGACGCGCATCAAGGTGGTGACGGCGCCCACCGAGGAGGAAGAGGCCCGGTACGTGGCCCAGGAGATCTCCAAGCTGATGGCCGGAGGGATTCCGGCGGATGAGATCGCCATCCTGTACCGGGTCAACGGCCAGGCCCGGCCCATCGAGGAGATGCTGCGCGAGAAGGGCATCCGCTACGAGGTGGTGTCGGGCAGCGAGTTCTTCGACCGGCGCGAGGTGAAGGACGTCATCGCCTACTTCAAGCTGATCGCCAACCCGCGGGACGAGACGGCGCTGTTGCGCATCATCAACGTGCCGGCGCGAGGCATCGGCGACGTCACCATGGAGCGGCTGGTGGCGCACGCGCGGCGCGACAGCGTGTCGCTCTGGGGCGCCATGGAGCGCGCCGAGGGCTACGAGGACCTGCCCAAGGGCGCGGCCGAGAAGGTGAAGGAGTTCCTCCAACTGGTGGAGCGCTACCGGCAGTCGTACGAGCAGGGCCAGCTGGCGGCGGTGACGCGCAAGCTCCTGGAGGAGATCGGCTACAAGGACGACGCGCGCTCGCTGACGACCTCGCAGGCCAGCGCGGACCGGAAGCTCAAGTCCATCGACCAGGTCATCAACTCCCTGGAGGCCTTCGAGAAGCGCGAGGGCCCCAAGGCCAGCCTCCTCACCTACCTGAACCGGCTCAGCCTCGACACCCGCCAGGAAGAGGAGGAGGTCCCCGGTGGCCAGAAGGCCGTCACCCTGATGACCGTCCATGCCTCCAAGGGCCTGGAATACAAGGCGGTCTTCTTCATCGGCATGGAGGAGGAGCTGATGCCCCACAAGGGCATGCAGGGCGAGGCGCAGAACCTCGAGGAGGAGCGCCGGCTCTGCTACGTGGGCATCACCCGGGCCAAGGAGCTGCTCTACCTGACGCGGGCCGCCATGCGGGTGAAGCGGGGGAAGGAGGTGCCGCGCACCCCCTCGCGTTTCCTGGAGGACATCCCCCCCGAGCTGGTCGAGCTGGAGGACCTGGACGCCCCCCGGAAGGGCCCCCCCTCGGATCAGGAGAAGAACTTCTTCGCCAACCTCAAGGAGCGCTTCAAGGCCCAGGGAGCGGGCGGGAAGGCGCCAGCCCCCCCGGCCGGGGCGCCCATCCCCGGCGCGGCGGGAGCGGCTCCCTCTCCCACGGGAACGGCAGGTGGGACACGGTGAACGCAGTGCGACCTTGACTTGCCTCCCGCCCCCCTCTAAGACGGTCGGCCTTTCCGGGCCAGCCTGGAAGTTCTCAGGGTGGACCCGTGGTTGCTTTGGCTACAGGCGCTTCGGGCGCCAACCACGTTTTTGGAGTTCAAACAATGTCGCAGAGGACCTACAGCGCGAAGCCGGCGGACATCAAGCGCGATTGGCACGTCATCGACGTGAACGGCAAGGTGCTCGGCCGCGCCGCCAGCCAGATCGCCACCCTTCTCAAGGGCAAGCACAAGGCGATGTACACCCCGTCCATCGACACGGGTGACCACGTGATCGTCATCAACGCCGAGAAGGTGGTCGTGACGGGCACGAAGGAGCAGGACAAGATGTACTACCGGCACCCGCGTGCCGGTTTCCCGGGTGCGCTGAAGATCACCAACCTGGCCAAGCTGCGCCAGCGGCACCCCGAGGACATCATCATCAACGCCGTTCGCCGGATGCTGCCGCGCAACGCCCTGGGCCGTCAGATGATGACCAAGCTCAAGGTGTACGCCGGTGACCAGCACCCGCACGCCGCCCAGAAGCCGGTGGCGCGCGAGGTCGAGGCGTAAGCGCTCCTTTCCCTTCCCACTTTCCGCACCTTTTTTAGAGAAGAGACGACATGGCTACCGCCACCGAGAAGGGTTTCTATGGCACCGGCCGCCGCAAGGAGGCCACCGCGCGCGTGTGGATCCGCCCGGGCACTGGTGTTGTGATGATCAACGGCCGCGACATCAACGTGTACTTCGGCCGCGAGACGTCCAAGATGATCCTGAACCAGCCGCTGGACGTGCTGGAGCAGAAGGGCAAGATCGACATCGAGGTCAACGTGCGCGGCGGTGGTCTGAGCGGCCAGGCCGGCGCCATCCGCCACGGTCTGTCCCGGGCCCTCTGCAACTACAACCCGGAGTTCCGCCCCGCGCTGAAGAAGGCCGGCTTCCTCACGCGTGATGCCCGCGCCGTCGAGCGCAAGAAGTACGGCCAGCCGGGCGCGCGTCGCCGGTTCCAGTTCTCCAAGCGCTAAGCCGTCCTTCACGGTTTCGCTGGGAGTACCACCGCGGCGGGGGTTCCTTCGGGAGCCTCCGCCGTCGTGCTTTGCGGGCCTGGGCAGGCGGTCGACCTCGTCCCTGGGGGGGGCCTCTCCGGTCTGGTTTGGCGTGCTACCATCCCGACCATCCATGGAACTCAACGAGATCCTCCAGATTGCGCTCCGCGGCGGTGCCTCCGACATCCACCTGAAGGCGGGTCTGCCGCCGATGTTCCGTGTCGACGGCTCGCTGGTTCCGCTGAAGGACGGCAAGCGTCTGCCTCCCGAGGAGGTGGCGCGCATGGCCTTCGGCATCATGAACGAGTTCCAGAAGGAAAAGTTCAAGCAGAGCAACGAGGTGGACCTGGCCTACGGCGTCCCCGGGCTGGGCCGCTTCCGCGTCAACGTCTTCCAGCAGCGCGGTACCGTGGGCGCGGTGCTGCGTGTCATCCCCTTCAAGGTGATGACCATCAAGGAGCTGCTGCTGCCGCCCATCCTGGAGAAGATCTGCCTGGATGAACGCGGCCTGGTGCTCGTTACCGGCACCACGGGCTCGGGTAAGTCCACCACGCTCGCGGCGATGATCGATCACATCAACGCCACCGAGACGAACCACATCATGACGATCGAGGATCCGATCGAGTTCCTCATCCGGGACAAGCGCTCCATCGTGAACCAGCGCGAGGTGGGCGTGGACACGATGTCGTTCGCCCAGGCGCTCAAGAGCGCGCTGCGGCAGGACCCGGACGTCATCCTCGTGGGCGAAATGCGTGACCACGAGACGATCGAAACGGCGCTCGCGGCGGCGGAGACGGGCCACCTGGTGATGTCCACGCTGCACACGCTGGACGCCACGGAGACCATCAACCGCATCGTCTCGGCCTTCCCGCCGTACCAGCAGAAGCAGGTGCGCATCCAGCTGGCCAGCGTGCTCAAGGCGGTGGTGAGCCAGCGCCTCATTCCGCGCGCGGACGGCAAGGGCCGCGTGGCCGCGGTGGAGGTGCTGCGCTGCACCGCCCGCGTGAAGGAGCTCATCGAGGACAAGGACCGGACGAAGGAGATTCCGGACGCCATCTCCCAGGGCTTCGACACGTACGGGATGCAGACCTTCGACCAGTCGCTGATGTCGCTGGTGAAGCAGGGGCTCGTCACCTACGAGGAGGCCCACCGGCAGGCCACCAACCCGGACGACTTCGCGCTGCGCTTCTCCGGCATCAGTGCCACCTCGGATTCGAAGTGGGACAACTTCGAGGCCAATGGCGCCGCCAAGCCCGTGCCCGGCTCGGCCAGCTTCGGTCAGAACCAGCAGCCCACTCCGGCGCCCGTGGCGACTCCGGCCCGTGCGGTGCCCGCTCCGTCCGTGGGCCGCCCGGGAGTGCCCGCTGTCGCCCCCGCCTCCCGCCCGGGAGTGCCCGCCGCTGGCGTGCCCCCCACGTCGCGCGCGGGGATTCCGACGGTTGCCGCTCCTCGTCCCGCGGCTCCCGCGCCCGCCGCCGCGCCCAAGGCGCCCGCTCCGGCCGACGACGACTTCCAGATCGAGCGCTTCTAGCCCTCCGCCGCAATCCTTGCGGTGGGATGCTGTAGGCCCGCACCTCTTGCAGGCCCCTGACCCGGGGCCGTGGGAGGCGTGGGGCTCCGTGGGGTGGAATGGGGATTGCTCCTCGTCAGGTCCGAGGCCCTGAGGCCAGACGGAGACCCTGACGATGAGCCCCGAGTCCCCCGTGGTTCGTAACCCCTGGTGGCAGGCGCTGGTGTTCGTGGTGCTGCTGGCGCTGGGCTACCAGCTGATGGACCACGTGGAGCGGCCCCCCTCCTTCACGTACACCGACTTTCGCGAGGCCCTGGCGGCGGGGAAGGTGCGCGAGGTGAGCGTCTCGCCCGAGCGCATCTCCGGGACGCTGGCCCCCGAGACGGAGGGCGGTGAGCCCAAGCCCTTCAGCGTCGTCCGGGTGGAGGACGCGGACCTGACGCGCGAGCTGGTCGCGCACAAGGTGAAGGTGACGGGGACGCTGCCGGGCAGCCCGTGGTTGCGGCTCGGGCTCCTGCTGCTGCCGCTGGGGCTGATCTTCCTGCTGACGCGGGTGAAGACCTCGGCGGGGGGGCCCGGGGGCTACATGTCGGTGGGCCGCAGCAAGGCGAAGGTGTACGTGGAGAAGTCCATTCCCGTGCGCTTCTCCGACGTGGCGGGCGTGGACGAGGCCCGGGCGGAGTTGCAGGAGGTCATCGAGTTCCTGCGCTCGCCGGAGCGGTTCTCGAGGATGGGGGGCAAGGTGCCCAAGGGGATCCTCCTGGTGGGCCCGCCGGGCACGGGCAAGACGCTGCTGGCGAAGGCGGTGGCGGGCGAGGCCAACGTTCCGTTCTTCAGCATGAGCGGCTCGGAGTTCGTGGAGATGTTCGTGGGCATCGGCGCCGCGCGGGTGAGGGATCTGTTCGCCCAGGCGCGGCAGAAGGCGCCGTGCATCATCTTCATCGACGAGCTGGACGCGCTGGGGAAGGTGCGGGCCACGGGGCCCAACGCGCACGAGGAGCGAGAGCAGACGCTCAACCAGTTGTTGGTGGAACTGGACGGGTTCGACCCGCGCGTGGGCGTCATCCTGATGGCGGCGACGAACCGGGCGGAGATCCTGGATCCGGCGCTGCTGCGCGCCGGGCGCTTCGACCGGCACGTGCTGGTGGATCGGCCGGACCGGGCGGGGCGGCTGGCCATCCTGAAGGTGCACGCGCGCAAGACGCCGCTGGAGGACGAGAAGGACCTGGAGTTCGTGGCGGCGATGACGGTGGGGGCGGTGGGCGCGGACCTGGCCAACATCCTCAACGAGGCGGTGCTGCTGGCGGTGCGCCGGCAGAAGGAGAAGGTGGGGCGCGCGGAGCTGGAGGAGGCGGTGGAGCGGGTGGTGGCCGGCCCGGAGAGGCGCAATCGCGTGCTGTCGCCGGCGGAGCGCGAGCGCGTGGCGCACCACGAGATGGGCCATGCGTTGGCGAGCGTCCTGCTCGCGGCGGGCCAGACGGTGAAGAAGATCTCCATCATCCCCCGGGGGATTGGCGCGCTGGGGTACACGCTGCAGCTGCCCACGGAGGACCGGTACCTGATGACGCGCGGCGAGCTGGAGGCGCGGATCGCCGTGCTGCTCGGGGGCCGGGTGGCCGAGGAGCTGGTGTACGGAGAGGTCTCCACGGGCGCGCAGGATGACCTGCTGAAGGCCACGGACATCGCCCGGAGCATGGTGAAGGGGTACGGGATGAGCGACTCGCTGGGCCCGGTGACGTTCGACCTGGAGCGCCGCTCGCCGCTGTACGACGGGAGCGTGGGGGGCTCGCGTGGCGACTACAGCGAGGAGCTGGCGAGGCGCATCGACCAGGAGATCCGAGGCCTGCTGGACTCGCAGCACGCCCGGGTGACGCGGGTGCTCAACGAGCGCATCGACCTGCTGCGGGCGGGGGCGGCGCAGCTGCTCGCCCGGGAGGTGATGTCGGGCGAGGAGCTGGCCGCGCTGGTGGCGGGGGCGGAGACCCCGGACGAGTCCAGGGAGGCCGCGTAGAGTGGGGAGGCGCTACGCCTCCTCGTCCCCGAGCTGGGCCCGGAGGCGTGACAGCCGCTGGGGGCCGACGAGCCCCTCCCGGGCCAGCACCTGCAGGAAGTCCACGGTGGCGCGCAGGCCGGCCTCCAGCTCGGCCTCGGGCTTCTCGGAGAGCTCGGCCTCGTAGAGCGCTTCCATGTGCTCGGGGTTGATGGGGGTGGGGCCCTCGCCCCAGGCGGTGTTCACCAGGGCCCGGGCGATGCGGGCGCGGGTGTTCCGCTCCCCCTCGTCCTTGGCCGCCTTCTCGAAGCCGTAGATGAGGGCATCCACCTGCTCGCGGGTGAGTGCGGCCAGGGCCGGCACCTCGCCGAGCGCCTCCTGGACGTACGAGCGATCGAACGCCTCCACCTCCTCCTCGTAGCCGAAGGCCTCCTCCAACATGATGGAGGCGATGAAGGCATCCGTCTCGTCGGAATTGGCGCCCTCGCTGGTGAGCGCCTCGCGGGCCTTCGCGGTGGCGGCGGAGAGGGCCGGATCCTCGGCGATGGCGCGCGCGGCGGCGTAGGCGGCCAGGAAGACGACGGCCGCCTCCGCGTCCGAGGAGAGGTGGCGCTTGCCGGTGGTGCCCAGCAGCACATTGCGCTTGTCGGGGTGGGCGGCGGCGGTCTCGACGAAGAACCGCTCCTCGGGCTCGAGCGGCTCGCCGTTCTTCTCCTTCTGGAGCGTCTCGCGGGCGGCTTCGGGGCTGAGGTAGCGGGCGATGAGGGGGTGCATGCCGCGCCTGTTACCACATGCTAGAGAGCAGTCGATGGACTCCGAGGACTCCACCCCCGAGGAAGTCAGGCGCGCGACGGACGCGTGCCTGCGATTGTTGGCCATGAGGGCGCGCAGCCGGCACGAGCTGCTGACGGCGCTCGAGCGCAAGGGCTTCCCCGAGCCGGTGCGTGAGGCGGCACTGGAGAAGGTGAAGGGCTGGGGCTACCTGGACGACGAGCGCTTCGCGCGGGAGCGGGCGGCGGTGCTGCTGCAGCGGGGCAGGTACGGCCCCCAGGCGGTGCGGCAGCGGCTGCAGGCCCACGGGCTGAGCCGCGAGGAGGCCCATGCGGCGGTGTCCGCGGCCAGCGAGACGGTGGAGTTCGACGCGGAGGCCGCCGCGCGCCAGGTGCTGGAGCGGCGGGGGCTGCTGGGCCGGACGCTGGAGCCCAGGGAGAAGGCACGGGCCGGCCGGCTCCTGGTCAGCCGGGGCTTCTCCTCGGACGTCATCCAGCGGGTACTCGGTGACGGGACGCTGGAACCTTCGGGGCTGGACGATTAGCTTGCCCCTCCCATGCGTTTTCTTCGAGCCGTCTGCCTGACCGCCCTCCTGTCCTCCGCCGCTGGCTGCGCGGCACTCTCCACCGGCCAGGCCGGGGAGCCCGAGTACGCCAGCGAGGCCGATGCCAACATCCGTCTGGGCGACGAGGCCCTGGAGCGGAAGGACTACCTGCAGGCCGAGAAGTACTTCGAGCACGTCCGGACGAAGTACCCCTACCTCGACGTGGCCAACGAGGCCGAGCTGAAGCTGGCGGACCTCGACTTCGCCCAGGAGCGGTACGCCGAGTCGCGGGAGAAGTACCAGTCCTTCATCAAGCTCCACCCCACGCACCCCCGGGTGGACTACGCCGCGTACCGGGCGGCGCTGAGCCACTTCGAGGACATCCCCTCGGACTTCTTCCTCGTGCCGCCCTCGACGGAGAAGGACCAGACGGAGGTGCGGGCCGCGCTGGTCGCGCTCAACGACTTCGTCCGCCAGTACCCCAACTCGCAGTACCTGGGGGAGGCGAAGCAGAAGCTGGAGCAGACGCGCGAGAAGCTGGCCGAGCACGAGATGTACGTGGCCTCCTTCTACGCCCGGCGCGAGCGCTGGAAGGCCGTGGCGCAGCGGCTGGAGTCGCTGCTGAAGAACTACCCGGGCACGAAGCTCGAGGAGGAGGCCCTCTTCGACCTGCATGACGCCTATGTGCGGCTCAACGACGCGGAGCGCGCGAAGCAGACGTTGCAGCGGGTCATCGAGCGGTTGCCGGGGACTCCCGCCGCGGAGCGGGCCCGGCGGATGATGGGGTCGTGAGGAGCACCGACGACTGGGGCCGGTGGGGCGGTGTGCTCATCGCCATACTGGCCGCGGTGGCCGCGTTGTCGCTGGTGATGCCGCGTCTGCTGGGCGTGGCGGCGGGGCCGGAGGTGGAGATCATCACCGCCCTCAAGGCCACCGAGAAGGACGGACTGGAGCTGGCCATCCCCGGCGCGGGGACGCCGCTCACGTCCAAGGGGCACCACTTCGCGCGCATCACCGTCAACGTGGAGCCCGGAGGGAAGCGGGCCGTGGCCTGGGCGACCCTGGACTTCACGGGCCGGTTGGACCGCACGGAGGTCAGCTCGCTGGGCGTGGAGCGGGTGCCCTTCGTGCGTCGCGGGCGCGAGTGGATGCCGGAGGGTCTGGCCGCGCCCCGGCTGGCGGCGGTGGTCCGCGCGTTGGAATTCCGGCGCCGGGCCCTGGATTCGGGGGACGTGAAGGCCCTGGAGGCGTTGAGGGCCCCGGGCGCACAGGTGGATGGAGGGGGAGGGGAGGAGGCGGCGGAGGTGGAGAAGGTGCTGGAGCTGCGGCGGCGGCGCTACCGGGCCGAGGCGTGGTTCCTGCGGCTGGAGCGGGACGAGGCGGTGGCCAGCGAGATGTGGCGGTTGGAGGGAGAGCTGCCCTCCCGTC from Archangium lipolyticum encodes the following:
- a CDS encoding type IV pilus twitching motility protein PilT; protein product: MELNEILQIALRGGASDIHLKAGLPPMFRVDGSLVPLKDGKRLPPEEVARMAFGIMNEFQKEKFKQSNEVDLAYGVPGLGRFRVNVFQQRGTVGAVLRVIPFKVMTIKELLLPPILEKICLDERGLVLVTGTTGSGKSTTLAAMIDHINATETNHIMTIEDPIEFLIRDKRSIVNQREVGVDTMSFAQALKSALRQDPDVILVGEMRDHETIETALAAAETGHLVMSTLHTLDATETINRIVSAFPPYQQKQVRIQLASVLKAVVSQRLIPRADGKGRVAAVEVLRCTARVKELIEDKDRTKEIPDAISQGFDTYGMQTFDQSLMSLVKQGLVTYEEAHRQATNPDDFALRFSGISATSDSKWDNFEANGAAKPVPGSASFGQNQQPTPAPVATPARAVPAPSVGRPGVPAVAPASRPGVPAAGVPPTSRAGIPTVAAPRPAAPAPAAAPKAPAPADDDFQIERF
- a CDS encoding ATP-dependent helicase — translated: MDLSKLNAPQREAVLTTEGPLLVLAGAGSGKTRVITNRIVHLLDKRPGGILSRNILAVTFTNKAATEMKERLVHMAGPRAQNVLVCTFHAFGAEMLREDIYRLGWPKKFSIADQGDQVAIIKRAMRDRRIDDRAFDPRKVLNLISKAKNAGKTPEPLGEGQGDDYDIIAHMVYESYQLALKAQGSVDFDDLLILPSRLLREHADLKQKYTQRFRYILVDEFQDTNQAQLDLLQLLASGETRNVCVVGDDDQCIYSWRGAEVRNILSFDKYFSGAKEVRLEQNYRSTQVVLDAANAVIAKNPERKAKRMWSDRKGGTRIKVVTAPTEEEEARYVAQEISKLMAGGIPADEIAILYRVNGQARPIEEMLREKGIRYEVVSGSEFFDRREVKDVIAYFKLIANPRDETALLRIINVPARGIGDVTMERLVAHARRDSVSLWGAMERAEGYEDLPKGAAEKVKEFLQLVERYRQSYEQGQLAAVTRKLLEEIGYKDDARSLTTSQASADRKLKSIDQVINSLEAFEKREGPKASLLTYLNRLSLDTRQEEEEVPGGQKAVTLMTVHASKGLEYKAVFFIGMEEELMPHKGMQGEAQNLEEERRLCYVGITRAKELLYLTRAAMRVKRGKEVPRTPSRFLEDIPPELVELEDLDAPRKGPPSDQEKNFFANLKERFKAQGAGGKAPAPPAGAPIPGAAGAAPSPTGTAGGTR
- the ftsH gene encoding ATP-dependent zinc metalloprotease FtsH — translated: MSPESPVVRNPWWQALVFVVLLALGYQLMDHVERPPSFTYTDFREALAAGKVREVSVSPERISGTLAPETEGGEPKPFSVVRVEDADLTRELVAHKVKVTGTLPGSPWLRLGLLLLPLGLIFLLTRVKTSAGGPGGYMSVGRSKAKVYVEKSIPVRFSDVAGVDEARAELQEVIEFLRSPERFSRMGGKVPKGILLVGPPGTGKTLLAKAVAGEANVPFFSMSGSEFVEMFVGIGAARVRDLFAQARQKAPCIIFIDELDALGKVRATGPNAHEEREQTLNQLLVELDGFDPRVGVILMAATNRAEILDPALLRAGRFDRHVLVDRPDRAGRLAILKVHARKTPLEDEKDLEFVAAMTVGAVGADLANILNEAVLLAVRRQKEKVGRAELEEAVERVVAGPERRNRVLSPAERERVAHHEMGHALASVLLAAGQTVKKISIIPRGIGALGYTLQLPTEDRYLMTRGELEARIAVLLGGRVAEELVYGEVSTGAQDDLLKATDIARSMVKGYGMSDSLGPVTFDLERRSPLYDGSVGGSRGDYSEELARRIDQEIRGLLDSQHARVTRVLNERIDLLRAGAAQLLAREVMSGEELAALVAGAETPDESREAA
- a CDS encoding regulatory protein RecX — encoded protein: MDSEDSTPEEVRRATDACLRLLAMRARSRHELLTALERKGFPEPVREAALEKVKGWGYLDDERFARERAAVLLQRGRYGPQAVRQRLQAHGLSREEAHAAVSAASETVEFDAEAAARQVLERRGLLGRTLEPREKARAGRLLVSRGFSSDVIQRVLGDGTLEPSGLDD
- the rpsI gene encoding 30S ribosomal protein S9 codes for the protein MATATEKGFYGTGRRKEATARVWIRPGTGVVMINGRDINVYFGRETSKMILNQPLDVLEQKGKIDIEVNVRGGGLSGQAGAIRHGLSRALCNYNPEFRPALKKAGFLTRDARAVERKKYGQPGARRRFQFSKR
- the rplM gene encoding 50S ribosomal protein L13; this encodes MSQRTYSAKPADIKRDWHVIDVNGKVLGRAASQIATLLKGKHKAMYTPSIDTGDHVIVINAEKVVVTGTKEQDKMYYRHPRAGFPGALKITNLAKLRQRHPEDIIINAVRRMLPRNALGRQMMTKLKVYAGDQHPHAAQKPVAREVEA
- a CDS encoding outer membrane protein assembly factor BamD; the encoded protein is MRFLRAVCLTALLSSAAGCAALSTGQAGEPEYASEADANIRLGDEALERKDYLQAEKYFEHVRTKYPYLDVANEAELKLADLDFAQERYAESREKYQSFIKLHPTHPRVDYAAYRAALSHFEDIPSDFFLVPPSTEKDQTEVRAALVALNDFVRQYPNSQYLGEAKQKLEQTREKLAEHEMYVASFYARRERWKAVAQRLESLLKNYPGTKLEEEALFDLHDAYVRLNDAERAKQTLQRVIERLPGTPAAERARRMMGS